A genomic segment from Deinococcus sp. YIM 77859 encodes:
- a CDS encoding ABC transporter ATP-binding protein, with the protein MTAPTNDVLREVRHNAEYALELRNITKRFPLVLANDNISMQVRWGSVHALCGENGAGKSTLMKIVYGAQPPTSGEIVVDGEVVQLSDPSQAIARGIGMVFQHFMLVDTLTVTENVILGAEPRAGTSIDYAGARRRVAELIQRFNFDLNPDALVGDLPVGLQQKVEILKTLYRGARILILDEPTAVLTPTETDELFDFLKHQYAASGNAVIFISHKLHEVLHISDTISVIRDGKMIGTIPAQGATTETLARMMVGRDVTLKVQKSPARPGEVALDVQNVTVKGAHGNAVDGVSFQVRAGEIVGIAGVEGNGQSELVEAITGLLPVDSGQITYLGRPARGVREVEASGVSHIPEDRNERGLVLDMTTAENYILGEHDRAPFAGPLGFLNLEAIEENARQLSEQYDVRPRSTTLHAGRYSGGNAQKLIVAREMRKQPKILVASQPTRGVDIGAIEFIHARIVEARDQGLAVLLVSADLGEVMNLSDRILVMYEGKIVGEVDAATATETQLGLLMTGSGNTSGRSGAVSDTQEYGTR; encoded by the coding sequence ATGACGGCCCCGACGAACGACGTGCTCCGTGAGGTGCGGCACAACGCCGAGTACGCGCTGGAGCTGCGGAACATCACCAAACGCTTTCCGCTGGTGCTGGCGAACGACAACATTTCTATGCAGGTGCGCTGGGGCAGCGTCCACGCCCTGTGCGGAGAAAATGGCGCGGGCAAAAGCACCCTGATGAAGATCGTGTACGGGGCGCAACCCCCCACCAGCGGTGAAATCGTGGTGGACGGCGAAGTTGTGCAGCTCAGTGACCCCTCGCAAGCCATTGCGCGCGGCATCGGCATGGTCTTTCAGCACTTCATGCTGGTGGATACCCTGACGGTCACCGAGAACGTGATCCTGGGGGCCGAGCCCAGAGCGGGGACTTCCATCGACTACGCGGGTGCCCGGCGGCGGGTCGCCGAACTGATCCAGCGCTTCAACTTTGACCTCAACCCCGACGCCTTGGTCGGTGATCTCCCGGTGGGCCTTCAGCAGAAGGTGGAAATCCTCAAGACGCTCTACCGCGGCGCGCGCATCCTGATTCTCGACGAGCCGACCGCTGTGCTCACGCCGACCGAGACGGACGAACTTTTTGACTTCCTGAAACACCAGTACGCGGCCAGCGGCAACGCCGTCATTTTTATCTCCCATAAGCTGCACGAGGTGCTGCACATCAGTGACACCATCAGCGTGATTCGCGACGGCAAGATGATCGGGACGATTCCCGCCCAGGGGGCCACCACCGAGACCCTTGCCCGCATGATGGTGGGCCGTGACGTCACGCTCAAGGTGCAAAAAAGCCCCGCTCGGCCCGGCGAGGTGGCCCTCGACGTGCAGAATGTCACCGTCAAGGGGGCCCACGGGAACGCTGTAGACGGCGTCTCCTTCCAGGTTCGCGCGGGCGAGATCGTCGGGATCGCAGGCGTAGAGGGAAACGGACAAAGCGAACTCGTCGAGGCGATTACTGGCCTCTTGCCCGTCGACAGCGGCCAGATCACGTACCTGGGTCGTCCCGCGCGCGGCGTGCGTGAGGTGGAGGCGTCGGGTGTCTCGCATATCCCCGAAGACCGCAACGAACGTGGTCTGGTGCTCGACATGACCACCGCCGAAAACTACATCCTGGGCGAGCATGACCGCGCCCCCTTCGCGGGTCCGCTGGGCTTTCTGAACCTGGAGGCCATCGAGGAAAATGCCCGCCAGCTCAGCGAGCAGTACGATGTGCGCCCCCGCAGCACCACCCTGCACGCGGGGCGCTACAGCGGCGGAAACGCCCAGAAACTGATTGTGGCGCGCGAGATGCGCAAACAGCCCAAGATTCTGGTGGCCTCGCAGCCCACCCGAGGCGTGGACATCGGCGCCATCGAGTTTATCCACGCCCGCATCGTGGAGGCGCGCGATCAGGGCCTTGCCGTGCTCCTTGTCAGCGCCGATCTGGGCGAGGTGATGAACCTCTCTGACCGCATCCTCGTCATGTACGAGGGGAAAATCGTGGGCGAGGTGGACGCTGCGACCGCCACCGAAACGCAGCTCGGCCTGCTGATGACCGGCAGCGGGAATACGAGTGGCCGCAGCGGCGCGGTGAGCGATACGCAGGAGTACGGCACGCGCTGA
- the miaB gene encoding tRNA (N6-isopentenyl adenosine(37)-C2)-methylthiotransferase MiaB: MVYTRAHLITYGCQMNEYDTHLVESQLVSFGADIVSSVDEADFVLINTCAVRGKPVEKVRSLLGDLRKQKQQRPLVVGMMGCLAQLEEGQQIARKFEVDVLLGPGSLLDIGKALEANERFWALHFRDELHDHIPPPPQGKLQAHLTIMRGCDHHCTYCIVPKTRGPQVSRHPDDILRELDLLLAAGVQEVTLLGQNVNAYGVDQGAKLAGYPSFADLLRLVGKSGIRRIKFTTSHPMNFTEDVAAAMAETPAVCEYVHLPVQSGSNRVLRRMAREYTREKYLGHIAEIKRHLPDVVLATDIIVGFPGETEEDFQETLSLYDEVGYDSAYMFIYSARPGTPSYKHFADLPRELKTERLQRLIAKQKEWSARKNAARVGTIQEVLLRGDAHDPGFLEGHTRGNHPTVVPKALGASGPGIYRVRIEHATPHMLYGRLIGADGQDLPELPKFNPEAAALSNPLQMV; encoded by the coding sequence TTGGTTTATACGCGTGCACACCTAATCACCTACGGCTGCCAGATGAATGAGTACGACACCCATCTGGTCGAGTCGCAACTCGTGAGCTTCGGCGCGGACATCGTCTCCAGCGTGGACGAGGCCGACTTCGTGCTGATCAACACCTGCGCGGTGCGCGGCAAACCCGTTGAAAAAGTTCGCTCGCTGCTGGGCGACCTGCGCAAGCAAAAACAGCAGCGCCCCCTCGTGGTGGGCATGATGGGCTGCCTCGCGCAGCTCGAAGAAGGCCAGCAGATCGCCCGCAAGTTCGAGGTGGACGTGCTGCTCGGGCCCGGCAGCCTGCTCGACATCGGCAAGGCGCTGGAGGCCAATGAACGCTTCTGGGCGCTGCACTTCCGTGACGAGCTGCACGACCACATCCCGCCGCCCCCACAGGGCAAGCTGCAAGCGCACCTCACGATCATGCGTGGCTGTGACCACCACTGTACCTACTGCATCGTGCCCAAGACGCGTGGCCCGCAGGTCAGCCGCCACCCCGACGACATCCTGCGCGAGCTTGACCTGCTGCTGGCCGCCGGAGTCCAGGAGGTCACGCTGCTGGGCCAGAACGTGAACGCCTACGGCGTGGACCAGGGTGCGAAGCTCGCGGGCTATCCTTCGTTCGCAGATCTGTTGCGCCTGGTGGGCAAAAGCGGTATCCGGCGCATCAAATTCACCACCAGCCACCCCATGAACTTCACCGAGGACGTGGCCGCCGCGATGGCCGAGACGCCCGCCGTCTGCGAGTACGTGCATCTCCCGGTGCAGAGCGGTTCCAACCGAGTGCTGCGCCGCATGGCCCGCGAGTACACCCGCGAGAAGTACCTCGGTCACATCGCGGAGATCAAGCGGCACCTGCCGGACGTGGTGCTTGCCACCGACATCATTGTCGGTTTTCCAGGCGAGACAGAAGAAGACTTCCAGGAGACGCTCAGCCTCTATGACGAGGTGGGTTATGACTCCGCCTACATGTTCATCTATTCCGCTCGTCCCGGCACGCCGAGCTACAAGCACTTCGCGGACCTCCCCCGCGAACTCAAAACCGAGCGGCTCCAGCGCCTGATCGCCAAGCAGAAGGAATGGAGCGCCCGCAAGAACGCCGCCAGGGTCGGCACCATTCAGGAAGTCCTGCTGCGCGGCGACGCCCATGACCCCGGCTTCCTCGAGGGCCATACGCGTGGCAACCATCCCACGGTCGTGCCGAAGGCGCTGGGCGCGAGCGGCCCGGGCATCTATCGGGTGCGCATCGAACACGCCACGCCGCACATGCTGTACGGGCGGCTCATCGGTGCCGACGGGCAAGACCTCCCGGAACTGCCGAAGTTCAACCCCGAGGCGGCGGCGCTGAGTAACCCGCTTCAGATGGTGTAG
- a CDS encoding recombinase family protein: MTSPLPAAIYLRVSGKHQAEGRFGLAAQEHECRAYAARVGLRVARVYVDVISGARDERAQFTQLLADAAGYSVVILGVQDRLARDVPLSYAMLGALQRAGLRVHSALEGPLDLEDDGHALNFGIRAVIADQERRRITARMYGGKLAKVRDRGQPVAPIRAYGWKDGAPDPETGARVAWIFEQVERRGLNQVLDELERLGVPSPTGRPRWGKTALLNLIRNPLYRGEYGYGRKGERLTLAVPALVTPEQWARTNAAVARRFKGSGRAGTLAHIYHLQGVARCGECGSTMSAHSPTPRDGAVRHRYYHCRGTLKIAGRRCEHRRSYPIDVLHQVVAEGLAVLLSEPKLLAEAVARGVHERPGSGPGRVATELARLDAEWERWKGALRAGAITPEELAAERRRIDAARAALSTVEAPTPLDVETWVARTTRAVADLPLGEALRVAGIGVRVHAGGAVEFVVTP; this comes from the coding sequence ATGACCTCTCCCCTCCCCGCCGCCATCTACCTGCGCGTGTCGGGCAAGCACCAGGCCGAGGGCCGCTTTGGGCTGGCCGCCCAGGAGCACGAGTGCCGGGCGTATGCGGCGCGTGTGGGCCTGCGGGTGGCGCGGGTGTACGTGGACGTGATCAGCGGGGCGCGCGACGAGCGGGCACAGTTCACGCAGCTCCTCGCGGACGCGGCGGGGTACTCGGTGGTGATCCTGGGTGTGCAGGACCGCCTGGCGCGTGATGTGCCGCTGTCCTACGCGATGCTGGGCGCACTTCAGCGGGCTGGGCTGCGAGTCCACAGCGCCCTTGAGGGGCCGCTCGACCTGGAGGACGACGGCCATGCGCTGAATTTCGGCATCCGTGCCGTGATCGCTGACCAGGAGCGCCGCCGCATCACGGCGCGGATGTACGGCGGCAAGCTGGCAAAGGTGCGTGACAGGGGCCAGCCGGTCGCGCCCATCCGGGCCTACGGCTGGAAGGACGGCGCGCCGGACCCCGAGACAGGGGCGCGCGTGGCCTGGATCTTCGAGCAGGTGGAACGGCGCGGGCTGAACCAGGTGCTCGACGAGCTGGAGCGCCTGGGCGTCCCCTCCCCCACGGGGCGGCCACGCTGGGGCAAGACAGCGCTGCTGAACCTGATCCGCAATCCGCTCTACCGGGGCGAGTACGGCTACGGGCGCAAGGGGGAGCGCCTGACGCTGGCGGTGCCTGCGCTGGTGACCCCGGAGCAGTGGGCGCGCACGAACGCCGCTGTTGCGCGCCGCTTCAAGGGGTCGGGGCGGGCTGGGACACTGGCGCACATCTACCACCTTCAGGGGGTGGCGCGGTGCGGGGAGTGCGGCAGCACCATGAGTGCCCACAGCCCCACGCCCAGAGACGGGGCAGTACGGCACCGCTACTACCATTGCCGGGGCACGCTGAAGATCGCCGGGAGGCGCTGCGAGCACCGGCGGTCCTATCCCATCGATGTGCTGCACCAAGTCGTTGCTGAAGGGCTAGCCGTGCTGCTGAGCGAGCCCAAGTTGCTTGCCGAAGCTGTGGCCCGCGGCGTACACGAGCGGCCCGGATCGGGGCCAGGAAGAGTGGCCACGGAGCTCGCTCGTCTCGATGCGGAGTGGGAGCGCTGGAAGGGTGCACTGCGCGCCGGAGCGATCACGCCGGAGGAGCTGGCCGCCGAGCGCCGCCGAATTGATGCCGCTCGCGCTGCCCTCAGCACGGTCGAGGCACCGACGCCGCTTGACGTGGAGACATGGGTAGCTCGGACAACTCGGGCAGTGGCTGACCTGCCCCTCGGTGAGGCCTTGAGAGTCGCCGGAATTGGGGTGCGCGTCCATGCAGGCGGCGCGGTAGAATTCGTAGTCACGCCCTGA
- a CDS encoding LexA family transcriptional regulator yields MLANLLPMATPRARSKQKATPAWAEALRERRMKLELSQEEVAARTGDALSQRTISALETGATPLEKVAISRVISLANALNWTLRQMQEATGIDLGAANHDGWTIAGSGPQLLTPIHNVYRVPVIGLASAGAPVADDQDARIIGWEYPAADEYRPHMLCLQVDGESMDNGDTDGLRNGDRLYVDTRDLTLQDGKVYVVHVHGNGIVVKRARQLGNDWWLFSDNSNFSPTRPDEATIIGRVYWHQPRGKRL; encoded by the coding sequence ATGCTAGCGAACCTCCTACCTATGGCAACCCCCAGAGCGCGCAGCAAGCAGAAGGCTACCCCAGCCTGGGCCGAAGCTCTTCGCGAGCGTCGGATGAAACTCGAACTGTCGCAGGAAGAGGTTGCCGCGCGAACGGGCGACGCTCTTTCGCAGCGCACTATCTCAGCCCTTGAAACCGGCGCGACCCCTCTGGAGAAGGTGGCTATCTCACGGGTGATCAGTCTTGCAAACGCCCTGAACTGGACATTGCGCCAAATGCAGGAGGCGACGGGGATTGACCTGGGAGCTGCGAATCATGACGGTTGGACTATCGCCGGTTCCGGCCCCCAGCTCCTCACCCCTATACACAACGTCTACCGCGTCCCCGTGATCGGCCTTGCCAGCGCGGGCGCGCCCGTGGCGGACGACCAGGACGCGCGCATCATCGGCTGGGAGTATCCCGCCGCCGACGAGTACCGCCCGCACATGCTCTGCCTCCAGGTGGACGGCGAGAGCATGGACAACGGCGACACGGACGGACTGCGCAACGGTGACCGGCTGTATGTGGACACGCGTGACCTCACCTTGCAGGACGGCAAGGTGTACGTGGTCCACGTCCACGGGAATGGGATCGTGGTGAAGCGGGCGCGGCAACTCGGGAACGACTGGTGGCTGTTCAGCGACAACAGCAACTTCAGCCCCACGCGGCCCGATGAGGCGACGATCATCGGGCGGGTGTACTGGCACCAGCCGCGCGGGAAGCGGTTGTAA
- a CDS encoding helix-turn-helix transcriptional regulator, whose product MPENPYALSQLKRLRVWRRLTQSELSAISGVKISTIQKHERGAIQTASLDIAAPLAEALGVPIEALFSAKISNQVLEQPDSEKDANPSPQETPDEH is encoded by the coding sequence ATGCCCGAGAATCCGTACGCGCTCAGCCAACTCAAACGGCTACGGGTCTGGCGTCGGCTTACCCAGAGTGAGCTGTCAGCGATTTCTGGGGTCAAAATTTCTACGATCCAGAAGCATGAGCGCGGCGCGATCCAGACGGCTTCTCTAGATATTGCTGCACCGTTGGCAGAGGCCCTAGGAGTCCCTATAGAGGCTCTTTTTTCGGCCAAGATTAGCAATCAAGTGCTAGAGCAACCAGACTCTGAAAAAGACGCAAATCCTTCCCCCCAGGAGACACCCGATGAGCACTAA